Proteins co-encoded in one Nonlabens agnitus genomic window:
- a CDS encoding GNAT family N-acetyltransferase produces MQDHHFIYTTPKASQITDAISLLKKAAQRLQSQNLKQWSYWLDPPAERLEWLQEGFENGQFTFVYKDEKLVAMYRLMDVDLKYWGKKEESAYYIHSLVVDPDFKGQKIGSHLIHRIFQKALIAKKQFLRLDCDATNDGLCLYYQRLGFEKVGQVQMELSLNALFERPVLNKK; encoded by the coding sequence ATGCAGGACCACCACTTTATTTATACAACTCCCAAAGCTTCGCAAATTACCGATGCGATAAGTTTATTGAAGAAGGCTGCACAACGGCTTCAATCTCAGAATCTCAAGCAATGGAGTTACTGGCTGGACCCACCAGCCGAACGATTGGAGTGGCTACAAGAAGGTTTCGAAAACGGTCAATTTACCTTTGTGTATAAGGATGAAAAACTCGTCGCCATGTATCGCTTGATGGATGTGGACCTCAAGTATTGGGGCAAGAAAGAAGAAAGCGCCTACTACATTCATTCCTTGGTCGTTGACCCAGATTTTAAGGGACAGAAAATCGGATCGCACCTCATTCATCGCATATTTCAAAAAGCCCTCATAGCCAAAAAGCAATTCCTCAGATTGGATTGCGATGCAACTAACGATGGCCTTTGCCTGTATTACCAGAGGTTGGGATTTGAAAAAGTAGGACAGGTACAAATGGAACTGTCCCTAAATGCACTTTTTGAACGACCCGTTTTAAATAAGAAATAG